The Fictibacillus phosphorivorans genomic sequence TAGAATCGGCTTAAAACCTGAAGGAGCTAAAGGAAGCAGATTTGTGATCTCATACGTGTTATAAGGCAGAATTAACATGATGATGAATATGAATAACAAAATGTACATTAGTAGATGAAACATGCGACCCATCACTTCAATTCCAGCTGTTGCTGTTAAGCTACAAGTGAATAAGATGAGCAAGTGAAAGATAAAGAGTGGCGTTTCTCTCATCATTGATGTTGTGAAATATTGCCCCATACCATATACAATGTTTGCTGTGATATACAACATGACTAAGAATAAAGGAATGATGATCATGTATGACATCACGTTTCCTAGTGTTAGGCGAACTTGATTCACATAACATTGATCAGGGTACTCATTATGTAGTGTTAATACAAGAAATAAGATGACAAAACCAACTAAGTTAGCGAGAAGCATGGCGAACCAGGCACTGTTTTGAGCAGCAGCCAACATAGGCCCTTGGATATTAATAAGAGCTGAACCTGTCATATACACTTGAAATAAGACTGCCATTTGCCAATAACTGATTTTTCCTGTGTGCATAAGGGTACTCCTTATTATTTTACTTGTAGCCATGAGGTGATTGCTTCAGCCATAGGACCTACGATTACCTGAAATCCATCATCTAAATTCGGAAGGCTCCGACCTGTTAGATAAGCATAAAGCATATATCCTGCAGGAATGGATAGCATTAAATAAATTTTTTTGGACCGACTGTCTTGTTTGATCAATTGATAATCGAAGTACAATAATACGATCAAGCTTCCTATAATGAGTTTTTCAATCATAGCGATTCCTCATCGTTCTAATATTTTTTGTGAAAAGGTTTGCTTATGTCTGTACCAGTGTTTAAGATGTTAACTTCCGATTTAACATGAAAGACGGCATCTTTGTAATACGGTACTTTTTCTTTTTTCATTCGTTGCCACTCTCTCGGATTAGAGCGATAGATATGGTTTCCTAATCCGATAATATCGATATTCTTTTTTTGTGATTGTTTTAATAATGCCATCAAGTTGTGATTCACTTGTTTTTCTAATTTTTTATGTAGAACTTCTAGTTGATGTTTCGTTTCGACCTTCGAACATTCTAATTCTCCTATGCTAGCTTGGAGTTTTGGTTGAAGAGAGTAATGGACAACTCCCTTTTTTATTTCAAGAGATGAATTGGTATGAGATTCGGTGATCTCAAATGACTCTTGTAATTTACTTCCTTTACAAGTGATACTGATAATTCCAAACTGAAAATCATTAAGAGCTAGCATGAGTGACTTCGTTTCTTTATTTGAAATAATCGTCTTTAGTTTTCCACCTTGAAAGAGGGAAAGACCATCTACGAAAATGCTGTTCTCTTTTGCATTTTCTTTTTTAAGGTAGGGAACGTAGACCGTATCGACTTCGCTGTGAAGCTGTTTTCCAATCGTAAACAGATTTGCAGGGTACGTTTTTGCGCTGAACTTACTTCCGGTTTTTGTCACCTCATTTAATTGTTCACTTACTGTGTTTTCAACATGAGGCTTTTCTTTTAAATAGTCAGCGGCAGATCCCTCAGTAACTGCAACTCCCGTTAAAAGTCTTGGCTCATGATCTCGGAAAAAGAAGTCTAGAACAGAACCGAGGTATTGTTTTCTAGCTACTTTTTCACTGATCACGATAAAACGCACATGTCCCCAATTCGCTTTTCTACCTAAATGGATGGTCACATCTCGTATCGCATCAAAAACGGATTTTGCTTCCGTTTCAAGCTCAAAATAAGACTCTCCACCACCTCCAGCTGAAGCGATCTTAGGAGCAGGCTTATAAAACTGAGTGGTAAGTTTAATTCTGCCATCCTTTTTTTGGTCGATGGCAAGTGATTGAACAAAAACATATTCAGTAAGTTCAGCATGATCCCAGCATCCTGATAAAAAAAGGAGGGAAGAGGCAACCATGTATTTGATTAGCTTTTGCATGTAAAACCCACCTTTTTTATAAGTAAATGCCCTAAACGTTTTTGCCTGTACTTCGGTGTTTCAATAATTTTTTTAGTGAC encodes the following:
- a CDS encoding GerAB/ArcD/ProY family transporter, which codes for MHTGKISYWQMAVLFQVYMTGSALINIQGPMLAAAQNSAWFAMLLANLVGFVILFLVLTLHNEYPDQCYVNQVRLTLGNVMSYMIIIPLFLVMLYITANIVYGMGQYFTTSMMRETPLFIFHLLILFTCSLTATAGIEVMGRMFHLLMYILLFIFIIMLILPYNTYEITNLLPLAPSGFKPILHGVYVGFGFPYMDVLFFAMIIYLVKPKPGQSINKWLYLGLFFNGIVLSLTILCSLLGLGPLVFLKKFPLHVLAQLISIGEIVERVEAIFGIALILGTYMKISLLLFILDQALSTLFKVKAAHFINIITVVVFLLSLTMYKNEIELGESGSFLQTPVTFIFGFVPLLLVVIVAKVKKKKKTA
- a CDS encoding Ger(x)C family spore germination protein codes for the protein MQKLIKYMVASSLLFLSGCWDHAELTEYVFVQSLAIDQKKDGRIKLTTQFYKPAPKIASAGGGGESYFELETEAKSVFDAIRDVTIHLGRKANWGHVRFIVISEKVARKQYLGSVLDFFFRDHEPRLLTGVAVTEGSAADYLKEKPHVENTVSEQLNEVTKTGSKFSAKTYPANLFTIGKQLHSEVDTVYVPYLKKENAKENSIFVDGLSLFQGGKLKTIISNKETKSLMLALNDFQFGIISITCKGSKLQESFEITESHTNSSLEIKKGVVHYSLQPKLQASIGELECSKVETKHQLEVLHKKLEKQVNHNLMALLKQSQKKNIDIIGLGNHIYRSNPREWQRMKKEKVPYYKDAVFHVKSEVNILNTGTDISKPFHKKY